The genomic DNA GCCATGAGCCCTTCTACGCGCACGCTCCCGAACTCCGCCACCCTGCCGACGTCATTGCGCGCCAAATCCACGAGCATCATGTGTTCTGCCACTTCCTTTTCGTCGGATTTTAATTGCGCCGCAAGACGCTCATCCTCTTGCCTGTCTGCGCCGCGCTTTATGGTCCCGGCAAGCGTGCCAAAATGCTCAATTGCGTGCCCCTTGGTCCTGAATAACAATTCCGGCGATGCACCCAGCGCATACCTTTCCCGGAACTTCATACAATACATGTGCGGCGAAGGATTAATTTCGCGCAGGTTCCCGTACACCGCGACTGGCGATCCTGCACACTCATACTCAAACCCCACAGAAAATACAATCTGAAATGCATCGCCCCTCCCCACATGCTCTTTGATTGATGCAAACGCCTCTTGGTATTGCGGCAGCGACATATCCGAGGTGTGCGATTCCACCTCAAAACGGGGTGTCTCACCATGTTTTTTTAGCATCTCCTTGAACTGCGCTCTCCTGTCCTTTTCAAGCGTGAAGTACCGTATTGATTGCGTGTGCTTATCAAAAATAAAACCATCAAGGTAGAGTCCGAACTCAAATTGGGGAAAATACGGCTGCTTTTTCCCCGAGAAAGCCGGTTCAAAAAGCGCCGTGCCGTCATATGAGACATATCCCACCAGACCGCCATGATAATGCGGCGGCAGCCCCTCGACATGGGGAAGCAGACCCTTTAACGCGGCATAATCAGTAGTGGCATCAGAAACCACTGATTGCGGCTCCGCGCCAAGGTACGTGAAACGGGAAAACTCCGATTCCGCGCCAAGCGACTCAAGGATAAAAGCGTTTTCGCAGCGCTGTGCAAGCCTTTCAAATATCTCAAATGGCTTTAAATCGGTGCTAAATTCGAACTCTTGATATTGAAAACTCATAAGTATTCAATGGATACCACCCCTTATGTCCCCTCCTTACTAAGAGCCTGACCCGTGTTTATCACGGGGAGGGGGTAGGGAGGTCTCCTTAATTTAAAACCAATGGCGTACATAACAAAAAACTGACCCCCTCTCGGGGATCAGTCAGCGTTAGGTAAGGTAAAAAATCTCTGGAATACCTCAAACCACTGATCTCCGAGAGAGACCAGTGCTCCACCAATTCAATTGCACGTTCGTATATTTCATATTAAGTATCCACACTATAGCTCAGCATGATTTTTATGTCAAATTTCTTTCCCACTCCCCATAGTCATTGACAACTCTCTCTCTCTCTGCTTAACTGAACGTTAAAACTAATTCACAAATAGAGAGATTTTGTAATTCCTGCCCTTTGAAAACCTAGACGAAAAAATAGAGGAGAATTTGCCGTGGAAAATTTACACATCCAAACCGAAGGGTTTGCGGGATTCCTCATTCCTGCGATTGAAAAAATCATAAAAGTGGCATTCGATGTCCCGCTTTGCTGCACCAACGCCGGAGAGAATTTAGATCAGGTCGTTGCCGAACTTATCGGCTCTAACCAAGTCCGGCAAGAAGGTGTACCCGTAACATCTGAGCTCCAACAAGGGGTTACCGAGATCGTGAAATATTACGTTGGCCTTCAACGTCCCATCCCCATTCTGACACCATGTGGAGGGAGAAAAACCATTTGTGGTCTCAGTATTGACGTGGCTGAACTTGTCGCGTTAAAAATGCTCATGTGTCTTCAACGGCGGGTACAGCAACATTATCCTCCAGGGTTGGAAATTCGTATACGAATTGAGGATATGGGCGCACTCCATCTCTTTAACCGAGATGATATCGCAACAAATCGACGCACGGTGAATGAGTATGCGAACGATTTCAGCTCATTAGTTCACATACTTGGGTTCGACTTATTACCGATACCGGAAAGCACTTTCATGGACGAGAAGCAGTACTCGGCTCTCGCCGACAGCTTCATCCCGCTATTGGAAGCTTATATCGTTGAGTCCGATGAGCACGGGCTTGATGCTTATGAGCGACTTCCCTGTTGGAAACAGTTGGCAGAAGTGGGGTGGACCGGTCCTATTCCGATTGAACAACGGGAATACTATCGTTCCCGTTACCGGGTACTCTATCCCGGCATTACGCCAGCCCAAGCAACGGAAATGCTGGCTCGTTATTTTGCCGGGTCGTTGGCAAGATACAAACTGAACGGAACCTGCGTAGGTGACCTTGAAGGAAAATACATTCAAGTCACCTTCATGTGCCCGATTCCAGGTGTTCCTCCCGAAATGGTCTGGCGAAATATCTACTACCGCACGCTCCCGACCAAATTGGCGCGCACCCACATTCCCTTCTGGCGAGGAAAGGGGTACTTGCGAGTTCAGGGCGATACTGTTTGCCCAAAACTCGCGAGTTGGAGCGAACAGCTCAAATACAATCCCGCCTCAATTACTCTCTCCAACCAAAATTTAGCGGTAACCCTCGCCGCCGATTATGTAATCATGCATTAATCTCTCCTCACTATAAAAACACGAACAGGTGAAAATCCATCTGTTCGTGTTCCCTCCTTTGTTACGAGATACTCGTGATAATGGAGAGAACATTCATATCCACATAAAAAGTCCCTATTGAAGTCGGGATTTTTAATAAAAATCTGCTTTCGAGCCATTTCGCGCCAAATGGCTCATATTTTTATGGCTTTACCACGAGCAACTCCTGATACTTCTTCCTTATTTTTTCGATTTTCGGCTTAATGACTGCTCTTGAATACCCCTCATTAAGATGGCAGGCGTAATAATTCTTGTGGTACTCTTCCGCAGGATAAAACGCCTCCAAGGGAGCGATTTCCGTCACGAGGGGTTTGTCGTAAACGCGGGCATCGGCGAGCTCGTTCACAAAACGTTCTGCGGCGGCACGCTGGTCAGGTACGGTGAAAAGAATAATAGATCGATATTGGGTGCCGATATCGTCACCCTGCCGGTTCAGGCTGGTCGGATCATGACTTTCGAAAAAAATTTCAAGTAATTTTTCATACGAGATAATTTGAGGATCGTATACTACCAGAATTACTTCCGCATGCCCGGTGGCGCCGGTGGACACTTGTTCGTAGGTGGGATTCGGCACCGTCCCTCCGGCGTATCCCGAGGTAACATTCACCACCCCTTTTAATCCAAGAAAAACCGCTTCAGTGCACCAAAAGCATCCACCGCCGAAAGCAACACGCTGATATACTTTTTGCCCAATAGAATTCATATTTAAACCTTAGCAACGACAAATCGCATAGCCACGGAATTAATGCAGTACCGCTTGCCCGTGGGTTTGGGCCCGTCATCAAACACATGCCCAAGGTGAGAATCGCATCGTGCGCAGCGCACTTCCGTGCGCTGCATGCCGTGCGTAGTATCCTCGCGCGCTTTAATGTTTTCTGGGTTAACAGGCCTGGTAGTAGCTCGGCCAGCCGGCGCCTGATTCAAATTTGGCGTCCGCGCGGAACAAAGGCAAATCGCACGCGGCGCAATGGTACGCGCCGCTTTTATGAGGCATTCCCGTAGGACAGGAAAACGCAGGCTCGGTCCCCTGCGTGCGCATTATCCGGTATTGCTCCGGTGTGAGCAGAGCCTTCCATTCCTGTTCCGTCTTATACATTTTTTCCATATTGCTGCTACCCAAAAACTACTTAAGAAAAAATAAAAAGATCATCGATTCTGGTTTTGAGGATCTTAGCAATCTGATAGGCAAGCCTCAGAGAAGGATTATATTTCCCCTGCTCCAGAAACACGATGGTTTCCCTGCGCACACCCGCGTGCGCGGCCAGTTGCTCTTGCGTCAGGTTATACTTTGTACGAAATTCTTTAATACGATTTTTCATAAATGTTTTCACGCGACTTGATACGACTATTGCCTCATTTTTTCAATGGATGCCGGAGGTTATCGCTCCTCCTGCGGCTCACATCGTATCGTCAACGCAAGGCGCATCAGGCATAGGTGTTCGCGGATTACCATGCTTGATCCACTGCCCCTCATCGCAGAGCCATGTATCCTCGTCCCCGCTGAATAGGCGCAGGCCGACTATCACAAACGCCAAGAGTAATGCTCCCATCAATATAAAAGCCAGAACTTTACGACTCTGCACACGCGGTTTATTGAGATAATTGAAAATAATGCTATAAACGAGGAGGATAAAACAGGTAGCATACGCTAATACATAACCTATTACTTCAAAGAGAGGGTGCCCTTCCCGTAAAGCAATGAGAATAAAAGTGGCAATGCTCGCCATAACCGCAAATATTACCATGGCATAGCGCGCCGCCTTGCCCGCGATCTGATAATCCCGCTCGTCAGCGATAACCTCTTTCACCTGCCTGCGGAACATCATCATAAGCCCCGCCGCAATCGCAACCGATGCCGCTGCCAATGGGT from Patescibacteria group bacterium includes the following:
- a CDS encoding anthranilate synthase component I family protein is translated as MSFQYQEFEFSTDLKPFEIFERLAQRCENAFILESLGAESEFSRFTYLGAEPQSVVSDATTDYAALKGLLPHVEGLPPHYHGGLVGYVSYDGTALFEPAFSGKKQPYFPQFEFGLYLDGFIFDKHTQSIRYFTLEKDRRAQFKEMLKKHGETPRFEVESHTSDMSLPQYQEAFASIKEHVGRGDAFQIVFSVGFEYECAGSPVAVYGNLREINPSPHMYCMKFRERYALGASPELLFRTKGHAIEHFGTLAGTIKRGADRQEDERLAAQLKSDEKEVAEHMMLVDLARNDVGRVAEFGSVRVEGLMAVKRYSHVQHLSTEIRGTLRKGLDSFDVLAACAPAGTLTGAPKIEAMKIIAALERSPRGLYGGSVGYFSVNGDAMFAIAIRSLFVSGNKAYTRSGSGIVYDSVCEKEYEEIMNKQRAIQQAVACARV
- the msrA gene encoding peptide-methionine (S)-S-oxide reductase MsrA yields the protein MNSIGQKVYQRVAFGGGCFWCTEAVFLGLKGVVNVTSGYAGGTVPNPTYEQVSTGATGHAEVILVVYDPQIISYEKLLEIFFESHDPTSLNRQGDDIGTQYRSIILFTVPDQRAAAERFVNELADARVYDKPLVTEIAPLEAFYPAEEYHKNYYACHLNEGYSRAVIKPKIEKIRKKYQELLVVKP
- a CDS encoding helix-turn-helix transcriptional regulator, with product MKNRIKEFRTKYNLTQEQLAAHAGVRRETIVFLEQGKYNPSLRLAYQIAKILKTRIDDLFIFS
- a CDS encoding DUF2178 domain-containing protein, whose amino-acid sequence is MTYQRYKFAKIIVAMILAAVISQAIIIDNYPLAAASVAIAAGLMMMFRRQVKEVIADERDYQIAGKAARYAMVIFAVMASIATFILIALREGHPLFEVIGYVLAYATCFILLVYSIIFNYLNKPRVQSRKVLAFILMGALLLAFVIVGLRLFSGDEDTWLCDEGQWIKHGNPRTPMPDAPCVDDTM